In Benincasa hispida cultivar B227 chromosome 8, ASM972705v1, whole genome shotgun sequence, the sequence tagTGAGACCTTAAAGATAGCCAATAGACAAAAACTGTGTCATGTGCCACTTAAGGGCCTTTTCTTGTCATCTGCCTTTCTGAGGCGTTTTTCATGTCAGGTACCATCCAGAGCTTGTGTGTATCATATGCCTTTTCAGGCTAATTGTGACATGTACCTTTCAGGCAAGTGTGTGACATGTGCCTCTCCAGGCAAGTGTATCATGTTTCTTAGTGGCGAGTCGTGTCATGTACCTTTCCAGGCGAGTCGTGTCATGTGCCTTTCAAAACGAATCGTGTCATGTGCTTGGAAGGCGAGTCGTGTCGTAGTTTGTCATAACATACACATGAAGGTCCCACATAAAATTGACATGTAATCACATAATATCATAGTTCATGCTAAACTTGTATACATGCTTATCAATCAAAATTTACATAGtcaatcatataaaaaataatcatgTTTTAGTCATCATACATAATAAAatcattataaataaatttatcggACTCGAGGGCATTCTAGTAGTAAAGCTACTTACCTCGAAATTAAATccagatattttattcaacaacTAAACTCCCTTTAGGCTCTTGGAAACATTGAAGAAAATCCTAAAACATGagccaaaattaaattaaacctttaatgtctaattccaattaaccaaatttatttcaaatgtcTCCAATGAACTTACCTAAATTGGGGTTTGATCCGATAACCACTCCAAGTCTTCAACCAAAGGTTCTAGCATACATGTTATCctcaataataattaataactcAATGTTCTAGCAACATATAATAAATCCAAAGGGGATGGGAAACCTCAATACTTACccaaaatcttttgaaaagatcTCTAACTGCTGGACAGTGATCCAAAAGTCTCGAAGACTCAAATCTAACATCAGGATATTATGGGTAAGCCAAAACCTAAATCAGAATTAAATGGGCATTCAAGATCTTTAAAAAATCCCTCCAAAAACACAATCTTATCCAAAATCTAAAATTCCCAACAAGATGTAGCAAAATCTAGCAACAGCAGAGGTTGCATTGTGGTGAACGACTGAAGACAGCCGTAGATTAGTTTTAACGGCAGTGATAGACTATCGACGATGAACGGAGAAGAAGAGAGAGCTTAGAGAGAGGGAGATAAATGGAAAGAGAGAGTGACAAAGCCTACCAGTGACGCATGACTACAGACAATGGCAGATCTTTCCGGTATGACGGTGAATTTGCTTGGTCGACGTTTAGACTCGTGGCCAGTGACGAGCTGCTGCTTGTGACTGTAAGTCGgttgagagaaagagagagaggaatTTTCGTGAGagtgggaagaaaaagaagaagacaacCTACCTTGAGATGCATGTGGCTTGAAAAGGCTTATATGGCTAGCTTCCCTTATCCCAAAActaattttatataatcaatCCATGTCGAATTTCCACTTTGACTCATTAAgtacaaatataaatttaaactcCCTCCCCTTCACAATCTTAGCTTCAagcaaaatccaaaattcacatCTTAAAAGCGATTTATCCAACTTCCTTATTTAAATCCAAATTTCCCTATTCTCAAtttgaattaaatccaaattacTTAAGATCATCCCATTAtctcaaatttttaataattaactaaaaaaatttcaaacccttcaaatatttgattgaatgaattccaaataaaataaaccaataTCTTCTCCtagttggaatgccttgaatccTAAACCTGATTAGAATTGCGATTTATTGGAATGCTTTGAATCCTaaattggtattttatttatttaattatttaattctttttcttctctatttaaggTTTAGAAAAGTACACTATATAAACCCTCTAACcctagtgttttttttttttagactttTGCATTTTTTgtaacattctctctaataaaattgttCTCCCTTTGGCTCGTGGACATAGCGAACACATTTTTAGTGAACCACATAAATTTGTATATCGGtcttctctatttttctttttatgttcttttttattctttaattgtcgatttcataaaaaattagtATCAAAGCCAATTTgttaaagtttcaaaatttcgcatttgttaaaaattaaagatgATGGCGTgaacataaaaataaagaaattcaatGGGAGAGCAGTTTGCTTTTTCAGGGACAAATTCCACAAAGTTGTTGATTGCCAAAGTTTCAACAATTGGATTGTGCTAATTTTTGGTCCGCCTATTGAGGAAACATAAAGTCttgttttgaacatttgaaTTGTCGTTTTGAGCTCTAGAATTATCTGTAGTCGTTGAACAGAATatgtaaaattgtaaaatattttgCTTTTTTCAGAGCTAATTAGAATGG encodes:
- the LOC120083306 gene encoding uncharacterized protein LOC120083306, with translation MHLKVGCLLLFLPTLTKIPLSLSLNRLTVTSSSSSLATSLNVDQANSPSYRKDLPLSVVMRHWFWLTHNILMLDLSLRDFWITVQQLEIFSKDFGYCKEHIGRMTREIYDCAIGLVSTFLLSFMFPSYFNVLV